GTAATCGCCAAACTGGTCCAGCGGCATGCCGGTGTAACGGGGAAGCCAGTTTCTAGCGATTTCGAGTCGATCTTTCATGGGGCGACGGTCAGCATCCCCGCGGCGAATCAGTTTTCAGGATGCAGCAAAGCGGCGAAATCGATCATCTTGAGCGGTTGGGCGGAAGACGGCGCCGGGCCAAACGAAATGTGGGCCAGCAGCGGGGCGGGTTCAAAAATCATGGTTTGAATGGTGAATTGCTGTTGGTTGGCCGCGTTCAAGAGACGCGAAATATCTGACACGCCGAGCTTTTCGAGTTCTTGCCCGTGCAGCAGTTGATCGTACCGCCGGCACTGCGTGTTGACGGCCAACTCCGGCGTGCGGAAATGGTTGGTGCACAGGCACAGGCCGCGGTCATCATCGCGGCGGACCACGGTTTTCGGCGTGATTTCCAACACCGCCGATTGCGTGCGATCGCACACCGCCAGGTTGCACATCATCATGCGGTTTTGCTCGCGGAGCAGCTTTTCGGCTTCGTCCACCGTGGCGCACTCTTCCAGCAAGCGACGGAAGCACATGGCCACCGGCGTGCCCGACAAGTTCACCCGCGGCGCATGATCAGCGGAATAATTCACTTCCAACTGCGCCAGGCACAGGCCGGCATCGTTCATGCCGGAAAACACGCCCACCACGCCTGGAAACGTGATCGATACAAAGGCGTGTTTCCCCTGGGGACGAATGACTTCGATGAGACTGTATTTATCGAGAAAACCGAACGTGGGGAAATCGAGATTGCGACCGAAAAGGGTCTGGC
The genomic region above belongs to Pirellulales bacterium and contains:
- a CDS encoding C45 family peptidase, translated to MFVRTMQPSYLHGIIGRRLGIPFVRMWSVWACAVVVLVVEQLLVAPSAIAADHSPYAAGKCNTAELKFVEGLPVVTASGTPDEIGQQLGTLLKAPLTNLLGKKEEIARGFGFRSAPDLIVKTSRLVVPAFPENQRRELQAMQRAAGVDSDTLAFANIVYEISHFPACSSLAVEPQRSATGQTLFGRNLDFPTFGFLDKYSLIEVIRPQGKHAFVSITFPGVVGVFSGMNDAGLCLAQLEVNYSADHAPRVNLSGTPVAMCFRRLLEECATVDEAEKLLREQNRMMMCNLAVCDRTQSAVLEITPKTVVRRDDDRGLCLCTNHFRTPELAVNTQCRRYDQLLHGQELEKLGVSDISRLLNAANQQQFTIQTMIFEPAPLLAHISFGPAPSSAQPLKMIDFAALLHPEN